The sequence ATATCACTCTGCGTAATATTCGCTTTCGCCAATGCCTCCGCCaccaaatttctctttaaaagcaTATACCGTCCCTTCTTTTCGCCATCCTTATTCTCCACAAACTCCCTCGAATATATACTCCTAAAATTCAAATCCTTCCCTCCACTCTGATACTTAATCTCACCACCCTGGATCTTCACTTCCGTCTTAATTTCATTTCCCACACTCGTAAAACTCCCCGGATCTGAAATTCTCGTCCTCTTCGGATCGACAGGCTGCCTCTCAAAATACTGCGAGGGTCCTGGCGTCTCGGCTTTCCTCTTAAACTGAAAGTCCCCAGTCTCCTCCTTCTTCGGCGTCACCATCGTTGTCTCAGTTTCCCAATTCTCGAAAGTCTGCAGATCCAGGGAACATATCGATGAGATTTGTATGCCACTCGACTCTTCCTCGAGAACTTTCGGCTGAATAAATTGTGGCGCATTCGAGGGCAGGGCTCGAGCCGTTTTCACTTCCGGATTTACAAATCCAGCCACATTTTTCGTTGGACTTGTGTTTTCTTGTTTCGAAGGCGAGGGTGTGGGATATGATTTCACAGGACTTGGCACATTATTCTCTGGAGTTGTATTTCTTTGGTTCCAGACTTGCATCAATCGTTCATTAAACGTCTGGGGATTCAATTGTCTTGGAGGGGTCAGAATTGGATTTGTCTGCCGTTGAAGTAAATTCGGCCTGAATTGTGGACTCGCAATTGGCGGATTGAGTATTCTCGTATTggtaataaactttaaatttgaaatctgtgaattcGGATTTGCACCTCTCGGATTTTGGAGAGTACTTGCCGAATTCTGAATCCTCGGATTATCCTCTAACAGACTTTTCGGACGTATTTCTCTCGGATTTTGTGAAGTTGTTCCCGGACTGATAGACTCATGTGGCAAAGCATGCGGACTAACAAATTTCGGATTCGCAATCGCCTGATTTAAGAAATTCAGCTGATTTGGACTCGCAAGCATTCTGCTTAAAATCGTCGAATCACCCGTATCTGCATTTGCTCTCGATTGTAAAGACTTGTCGCCCGAAATTTTATGCGGagacgacgacgacgacgacgcATTCTTCATTGTCTGGATGCTCGTAATCGTCGGCTTTGAATCTTTTTGCGGCGAGGAATTGGCGACATTGGCAGAATCTGCACTCAGTCTTTCAGCAGAATCTGAACTCAGTCTTGCGGCAGATTCTGCACTACTACTCTCATTCCCAATGTTGTTCACCTTGGCTTGTTGCTCGGCGTGTCGCTTcatgtcaaatatttcaatttttctaccgTCGTTGGTTGTCAGGACCTTGGGGTTCAGTTTTTCGCTAATTATCTGTCGCACAAAAGCAAAATGGTGATTTTAATCCCTCTCGATACTCGGCAGcgacgaaaaaaatgtaaacgtacCTCGATATCTTCGGGCTCCTCGTCACTGTCAAGTAAAATCACGGTATTTGGATCGTCGACAACAATGTTTTTATTATCGCCATTTTCACTTTCCGTCAAGCTGGTCAACGAATTTGTCCCCTCGAGACTACTCGAAGAGTCTTTCGTCATCTGTCGACTGCAACCAATCACACCAATTTAAGAGTTTAATTATTCCTAATTTGTCCTTTTCTACCATGCCGAAGCAAAGAATCGATTAGGGTATTTGCACAGGCCTATAATCCCCCGAGGGAATTTTCGCGTTTAAATTCACGAGCTCTACTTTCCTTTAAATTGTTtgtgagaatttttttcaatcgaacCTCGTGGATTTAAAGGTAGGGAGAATCTAATTCGAGAAGAGATGTTTGGATGAATTTACTTACCTCTGGGCAACTTTCATTACTTCTTTCATTTTGTATGAAAGAGGACCGGGTCTAACTTTTACTGTCGGGAGATTTTCGGAGTCGGGATTATCGTTTGTGTTTTCAGTCTGTTGGTTCGAGTCTTGTCCGACGGAAAGCTCACTGTCGCTCTCTAGGTCCCCAGAGCGTGGATCTCTGTTTTCGGCTTCTCTGTTATTtaagtcgatttttttaatattttatatttactgaTAACAtattaataagataaaaaaaaatgagataGTCTTTCTTTACCCTGCTGCTGTTGCCTCTCGAATTTGTCTATTTACAATTGGGGATTTATCTgcaaataaaagaaagttcaatTAGACTTTTAAATTGTGCACCAcaaacataaagaaaaaaaatattacgaatgtttcgaaaatatttttgaagaaaaatgccattttaattgttaagcatattttaataattttaaataattctgttctACAGATTTTCCTACCACACTacaatttgtaaacattttcacACTATTAAAGAGATGAAAACAATGAAATTATGGTCAATTACaggattaaatttgaaaacatttatttttattttttagtttcttccTTAAACATTcgatattttataagatatttcgaagtactgaaaatattaaaaaataatgcaaatcttGAGAAGACTTCAaagtattcaaaacaaaatgtagacgtttaaagatttcgaaaaaaataagcttaagaattttgaaaagtttcaagaaaataaaaaattttcttacttcaaatgattttctaaaaattcgaataataattAAGACgactttaaaaagattaaaaattgatttgaagcttcaaaagattttgcacaaaaaaaaagtttttatagaaatttgaaagctttcaaacgaataaaaaatgctctcaagattcctgggaaaagttcaaattggaatcattttaaaagatattgaaaagtTTGGGAAGTTTTACAAATATtcagaaatgattattttttaaaaagatttcaaagaatttgaaaagtaaattcattattttaggtaaaatttcatctctttggttgaaaatttaacaaatgatagaaatttcttgtattttgttgaaaattcgtcttttttggtagaaaatgaatctgaaaatacaactgcttgatttaaagttgaactgcctcattaaaaattcatatctttaattgaaaatgtaactatttatttaaaaacttgtctttttgttagaaaattaatcttcttggtagaacattcatctatttcgttaaaaattcaagtatgtatatggtttaaaattaaatttcttgttgaaaattcatatttctggaccaaaaaatttaactattttgtaaaaaaattcgtcttctttgggtaaaaattctatttttttttgtcaaaaattcaactgaaaaaaaatcttattttttttggaCGTGTTCgaccattttttaagtttctcacTAATCGTCGAAAAATTACGTCAATATAGTAGTTCtagttcaaaaattgaattctcaccTAAAATTGATTGGCATTCGGAGCATTCCCACGCAGAATTAGCCCATTTGAGATGGCCACAATGCCTATGAATTCCTTGAGATCCACACATTCGGCAGAGAACCAATTCCCACTtgctagaaatttaaaataaaatgaaaggtAAAAAGAGATCTTGAAATAGAACATTATAGGAAAAAATCAAAGCGCCTTTAGATTCCTctaaagatgaaatttgaaataaaattagttaattaaaatttagaataaatataatttaaattgaactatatcCAGCTGAATTAACGCCATGAGGTGTCCTTACTTTGCGGGCCCCCTAGAACATTAAAGTAATTACGCGattaatatattacattttttatttcctcaCTTGTAATCAATCATACAAATTTGCAGGGTTAATGCAGAAttacaatttcgaaattccctaatTCTTTCCCATTTTTAAGACTTTACAGCAACCCACAATAATCCATTTTCACgcagtaaaataaattataaaaaaaatatatttaaaaatttactcacGCATTGCTGCTTGCGTGTGACCTTCCCTTAGGACAGACGCACGTCTCTGCATCGCACTGATTATGCCTGTACAGCAACTCCTGGTAAGCGTTTGGCACCAATTCCCAAGACGCATCcctaaaataatatgtttttaaatcagaaaaagaagcaataattttgattttgcaaGATTACGTCAACCAGGCGGATCAtcttaaatttcgaattttaattctttggaaaaatctcCTCCTCGATGGctgatttgttatttttcttcctCAATATTGCCCTACccgaaatgtgaataatttttttgaaaattttccgttcagagtaaaaattgtaattcttttggaaaaatcactgtttcaagtcagaattataattcttctcgaaaatttCCACTTCCAAGTTAGAATTATCATTCTTTTGGAAAAGTTCTTCTTCCAGAAATGAAATACAGTTTCTTATTCTCCGAAATTATCTGATACAATTCAGAATTACATATACTTGCGACAGAAAATCCACTGttttaacttgttttttaaatCCAAGTATAATTGAGAATGATacttcttttggaaaattccaagGACTAACTGAAATTAGGCTTAAACAAAGATTCATAAACAAAAGGTGAGAacctcaaataataattttagggtggccgtttgaattgaagaaaaaaattctcggtcatttccagGGCTGTAGAAATTTGTTACgctttatgaaattaaaaacttcgaaCTCTTAAAGCTAGAAATTTGTGATAAAACTGAACtccaaattaaagcactcaaagtggatctttttggaatttttaaatcaaaaattgcaagtttaatcattttttaattcaaaaacgtttttaaacgTATAAAGCGGAAGCTATTATTACTTTTgaagtctaattttttaattaaatacaggtaaatgcaaatatttttacgcttttataaattgcacaattcaaaatttcagataatagtaaataataatttagtataattatgttaaataatttaaataattgttcaattataatttattcatgcaaattggtttttgttttaaaatattttaaagaattttcacaaaaatatattttcgaaataaaaaatagtaatattaaattttctttgaaatatccagaacatttttttagtatgTTTAAGCCCTTCGAAATCCgtcaaaagcttcaaaattttatttcaaaatctttaaaaatctacattttattttaaatgttttgaaaccatttcaattatttttaaaatttgtttcaaaacttttaaatatcttttaaaatgatttgaatttttcctaaaaaatcctgcaaaataaattttaacaaatgtcttaaaatcttccagattatgttttgacaattttaaaaatctttttaaatattctcttaaaaatcattttcaattttaataggaaccttcagaacattttttattcttatgcaacatttcacaattcttaaaaagtttctaaatttttttttcgaaaactgcaaaaatctatattacaTTGAACTTagaacttaaataaaatttaaaaatcatacaataaaataaaatgaaaaatccctgattataattttcatttgtcaaagtaat comes from Belonocnema kinseyi isolate 2016_QV_RU_SX_M_011 chromosome 5, B_treatae_v1, whole genome shotgun sequence and encodes:
- the LOC117172427 gene encoding uncharacterized protein LOC117172427 — its product is MSRRRSSIASCQQATAGKVCLFCGLTEDNELEYGKLYELGPIVTHYYCLLLSSMMEQRGRDEQGILGFMSADIQKELRRGKRLACFHCKKVGATLGCCNSKCKRIFHLPCGLRNGSLHQFYGEFRSYCINHRPKQLIDSRVVEEVQNAESTLCYICYDNVNYLDILKTLWAPCCKKNAFFHRKCVQQLANSSGYFFKCPLCNNKKEFQEAMLEHGIFIPLQDASWELVPNAYQELLYRHNQCDAETCVCPKGRSHASSNAGPANKWELVLCRMCGSQGIHRHCGHLKWANSAWECSECQSILDKSPIVNRQIREATAAGEAENRDPRSGDLESDSELSVGQDSNQQTENTNDNPDSENLPTVKVRPGPLSYKMKEVMKVAQSRQMTKDSSSSLEGTNSLTSLTESENGDNKNIVVDDPNTVILLDSDEEPEDIEIISEKLNPKVLTTNDGRKIEIFDMKRHAEQQAKVNNIGNESSSAESAARLSSDSAERLSADSANVANSSPQKDSKPTITSIQTMKNASSSSSSPHKISGDKSLQSRANADTGDSTILSRMLASPNQLNFLNQAIANPKFVSPHALPHESISPGTTSQNPREIRPKSLLEDNPRIQNSASTLQNPRGANPNSQISNLKFITNTRILNPPIASPQFRPNLLQRQTNPILTPPRQLNPQTFNERLMQVWNQRNTTPENNVPSPVKSYPTPSPSKQENTSPTKNVAGFVNPEVKTARALPSNAPQFIQPKVLEEESSGIQISSICSLDLQTFENWETETTMVTPKKEETGDFQFKRKAETPGPSQYFERQPVDPKRTRISDPGSFTSVGNEIKTEVKIQGGEIKYQSGGKDLNFRSIYSREFVENKDGEKKGRYMLLKRNLVAEALAKANITQSDMVNAGMTAASNQPSTSSVNITSNNYIALPQSNMTFYMGNGESQEVVNIAGKKEGGCISWDSNSVTGMQAPVLLQFSPDMVFHQSPIPPTKSEFEQKIKAPRKQILKSEATHSKTPNSASYAAQSQKAAMSSQKPQAPVIQLD